The following are from one region of the Strix uralensis isolate ZFMK-TIS-50842 chromosome 4, bStrUra1, whole genome shotgun sequence genome:
- the CLDN23 gene encoding claudin-23, whose translation MRTPAAMIVGLVLCPCGLLLTLTGTLAPNWRQVSLVPDQPIDVILEQGIWDMCRERQSSHDRHCGQADELGYFEQVPVRVAQGMMPTSLVLTLLGLVVAALGVRCWQKEPRHLLAGVAGLVLLLSGLLSLVPASWYTQELWALPAPFGSTLVVGYSLVLSYLGSCLEILGGLALALSFHHCCKERRAPKLSPSPVLEAGPCSTTGAYRNPWDVLEDERDGRHWRSTLPCDSDL comes from the coding sequence aTGCGGACACCGGCAGCGATGATCGTGGGGCTGGTGCTGTGCCCCTGCGGGCTTCTGCTGACGCTCACGGGCACGCTGGCACCCAACTGGAGGCAGGTGAGCCTCGTACCTGACCAGCCCATTGACGTCATCTTGGAACAGGGCATCTGGGACATGTGCAGAGAGCGACAGAGCAGCCATGACCGCCACTGCGGGCAGGCTGATGAGCTGGGCTACTTTGAGCAGGTGCCTGTGCGGGTGGCCCAAGGGATGATGCCCACCTCACTGGTGCTCACCCTCCTGGGCTTGGTGGTGGCTGCCCTGGGGGTGCGCTGCTGGCAAAAGGAGCCACGGCACTTGCTGGCTGGCGTGGCGGGGCTTGTGCTGCTCCTCTCAGGGCTGCTGAGCCTTGTGCCTGCCTCCTGGTATACCCAAGAGCTTTGGGCACTGCCCGCACCATTTGGCAGCACGCTGGTTGTAGGCTACAGCCTGGTGCTGAGCTACTTGGGAAGCTGCCTGGAGATCTTGGGAGGGCTGGCCCTCGCCCTCAGCTTCCACCACTGCTGCAAGGAACGCAGGGCCCCCAAActgtcccccagccctgtgctggagGCTGGGCCGTGCTCCACCACGGGGGCTTACCGCAATCCCTGGGACGTGCTGGAGGATGAGCGAGACGGACGGCACTGGAGGAGCACGCTGCCTTGTGACTCTGACTTGTAG
- the LOC141942146 gene encoding uncharacterized protein LOC141942146 → MCFVTVASSRGPSSTVECAAMDGTGRRVVWRRAQAPTGLTFGGAGTRLYWADRERGTISSIELDGSRFRVVREGLHGLSLFAIGEGFLLWSTTSTNGSSKIWHSRLERAESWWFPMEQELVAMRIYSQLSQEGTNGCAKNNGGCAQLCLPNPAGRLCRCSPGYQLVRGVACTMALPCLAPLQACPDLQSCISGEQVCDGRPDCIDGSDESDCPSVELGTQVPTVAPSGMSHVEEQKPALPTAAAPGPREHEEPFLVSPSTEEVLGAVPCSSETCNLRGECAIEAGRVTCHCALGYRGNYCEEAEVQPVAGPIALGVAVLLLLAAAAVGALAYMRRRDRRRRTSSTASTRVLTLYHRESDPEEEDEEEELPPKNDTFVNEAYDGKEELPDSLRKGPSRPDTVLS, encoded by the exons ATGTGCTttgtcacagtggccagcagccGTGGGCCCAGCAGCACGGTGGAGTGTGCGGCCATGGATGGCACTGGCCGCAGAGTGGTCTGGAGGAGAGCCCAGGCTCCCACTGGCCTCACCTTTGGGGGTGCTGGCACCCGGCTATACTGGGCAGACCGTG AGAGAGGCACCATCAGCAGCATCGAGTTGGATGGATCCCGTTTCCGGGTGGTGCGGGAAGGGCTGCACGGCCTCTCGCTTTTCGCCATCGGAGAAGGCTTTCTGCTCTGGAGCACGACATCAACTAATG GCTCCAGCAAGATCTGGCACAGCCGGCTGGAGCGGGCCGAGAGCTGGTGGTTCCCGATGGAGCAGGAGTTGGTAGCCATGAGGATTTACAGCCAGTTGTCACAGGAAG GCACCAACGGCTGTGCGAAGAACAAcgggggctgtgcccagctctgcctgcccaaCCCTGCAGGGAGGCTGTGCCGCTGCTCCCCCGGCTACCAGCTGGTGCGTGGGGTGGCATGCACAATggcactgccctgcctggccccgcTCCAGGCCTGCCCTGACCTCCAGAGCTGCATCTCTGGAGAGCAGGTCTGCGATGGGCGCCCTGACTGCATTGACGGTTCCGATGAATCTGACT GCCCCTCCGTGGAGTTGGGGACACAGGTCCCCACGGTGGCACCATCAGGAATGTCCCATGTGGAAGAACAGAAACCAGCCTTAcctacagcagcagcacctggccCCCGGGAACATGAAGAGCCCTTCCTGGTATCCCCCAGCACCGAGGAGGTGCTGGGGGCCGTGCCGTGCAGCAGTGAGACATGTAACCTGCGTGGGGAATGTGCCATTGAGGCTGGGCGAGTGACGTGCCACTGTGCCCTGGGCTATCGTGGCAACTACTGCGAGGAGGCAGAGGTGCAGCCCGTTGCAGGACCTATTGCCCTGGGGGTGGCCGTGCTcctgctgcttgctgctgctgctgtgggggcCCTGGCCTACATGCGGAGGCGGGACAGGCGGAGGAG gaCCTCAAGCACTGCCTCCACCCGAGTGCTGACCTTGTACCACCGTGAAAGTGACCCTgaggaagaagatgaggaggaagagcttCCCCCCAAGAATGATACCTTTGTGAATGAAGCTTACGATGGGAAAGAG GAGCTGCCAGACTCGCTGAGGAAAGGACCATCTCGCCCTGACACTGTACTTTCATAA